The Ascaphus truei isolate aAscTru1 chromosome 14, aAscTru1.hap1, whole genome shotgun sequence genome segment GCTTTAAATGGACTCGAGGAATAGCAATGGACGTATCCTTTGTCCTGTTCAACAATTGAGATTTGATCATCCCAGAAGAAGCAGAGATGTGGTATTGAGGCTTCATCAATACACAACTAAGGATAGGATTTTAAAGGGCTGCAGATATAAAGGAACAATCTATTTCGAAAACGCCTCTATTCAGATCTTCCAGGACCTGTCCAAATTTACTATAGAAAGGCGAAGAGGACTGCGAACGGTGACGGGGATAATCCAGGAAAAGTTGTGTCTAGCGGGGTCTTAATATCCGTAACATCTTTTATTAATTTCATAACTATCTTCCAGTATGTCTGGATTACTGGACAATCCCACCAGATGTGCGCCAAATCTCCTATCTGTCCACATTCCCTCCAGCATCTGAGGCCTCCGGGAACATCTGCTTCAGTCTTTTGAGGTTGTAATACCAACGTAACAACattttgtatatattctctttCGTTACAGTGCATATAGAAGTTTTACCCGCATTCTCCtatatatcttcccagtcctcccttgtTATTTCGTTCTGGAAAGCCGGAGCCCACTGTCCCATATACTTATGGACCAGGGAATCCTTTTTGGGGATTAAACCttggtacatagatgatatcagcCCCTTTGGatgttttttgttttgcataaatCTTCGAATCCTGTGTATCTAGGGAACTCCTCCTCATAGAAACCGTGCCGAACAAAATGTCGgacctgcatactgtatatttaaacaaCTCAATTTGGGGTAGACCATACTTTCTCATTAATTCCTCAAACAACATTAGCTTGTCTTTTTCTAACAAATCTCCCACTTCCAGAATCCCTCTTTGTCTCCGAGAACCCGGGGGGAACCCCAGATTATCAATCAGAGGCGTAAACCTAGATGATACTGACATAACCTTATACGTATTTTTTGCCTGGTGCCAAATTTTCAAAGTAAACCCGATTACTGCTGGTTCAGGCTTCTCCCATACCCGATCCCAGGGCTCGACCGGCGCAAAGATCTCCCGATCCCAGGGCTTGACCGAAGCAAAGCCCGACCGTTTTTTTTAGTGAACTCTCCCAATCCACCCAGGCATAAACCCCTCTCAGAGAGTGCCAATAAACCATTTGTTTCATATGGGAGGCAGGCTTGATTATTCATCAAATGCTCTCTGCGTTTGCTTAAACTCCACACAGAACTTAATCTGCTCACAGATCAAATGAGCAAAGTGCAGCACCCTCTATGGGTTATCATATAGATCAAGGTCTTGATTATTCATCAAATACTCTCTGCACTTGCTTTAACTCCACACACAGCTTATTCAGGTCAGAGACAGCCTACTGGTTGCAAAACTGATCAATTAACAGGAACGATACTAAGATAAATAAATTGTATCTTTGTATGTGTATCAATAGTGACCTCCTTCATGTATAGTGATGGTCTCACACATTATAACTAACAGCACCATATAACGTGCCTAACGGGTATGCCCAGGAATTTCTATAGCTTTCATCCTGGTACCCATGGTACCCATGTGCCAGATCGCGTGTCCTGTTGATTCAGCTACATTGTATCAGTAGCTCTCACTCGCTACAATTGGGAGTATGGTAAATACATACACAAGACAGGACAGATGactacctcaaatgtgatgaaTATGCACACatatgtgatcattcttcctgtaattatacaggttaataagaattttaacccagggagtgttaggacctgctacggtcatgccttgaaagtggcagcaggcttaagacactttggccaaagggttaaactaaatgacccttttttcaagagaatatataggtattgcactgtgaatttttgtcacattggaagtagctttgggcatctttgtctgtttattGTTGAATATGCACACATGCCAGAAAAACCTCCTCAATATTGAAAGAGATTTATACAATCAGTTCTAGGCGTCTTTGATTCTACCGGCATTCATCTCCCGTGGCTGACGTCATCCTTGAGGACGCCGCCGgaacccgacgatcgtttcgctcAAAACACGGGCACTTCTTCAAGACCGAAATAAGCTGTGTGTGGAGTTTAAGCAAGTGCAGAGAGTATTTGATGAATAATCAAGACCTTGATCTATATGATAACCCATAGAGGGTGCTGCACTTTGCTAATTTGATCTGAAACCACACAGCTTCACTATGGTAACTGTGTAATTAGTGCACGTATAAGAACCACATTTGTGACACCTTCACAATTACCAAATCGGCATTCTATCGTGAggtattttaaccatttattattttcattcacATTATATGCACTTAGAtgagtttattaataaaatgttattgttttttggaTTTTACCCCTCTAGAAATAAATCCTGAATACTCAGCATTTGTTTGGACTATCCATGTTCATTATCATTATTATAGGCAGAGTGCAAGCATTTGGGGATTCTTTTCATGATCTCTCtttaatatgtttatatgttaaggATATGTGGATGAATTAGATACAAGGTAACCTTTAGGATCTAAACAGTCAAAGTGCTGTATATGCTGAGAAACATCCTACTGCCATCTAGTGGCTATGGTTGAATATGAACAACAAATGTTATCTTAAGATGTCCTGTCTCAGACCATCATTTCTACTATTAATTTGAGACCAACATGTTTGGAGAAAAAAATCTAATTTGAGATATCCAAATAAttattactatatacccaatattATATTGGAATGGAGGATATAGCAATTGAGAGAATTTATGAAAGATTCCTTAGCTTTATATGTGGACATTTAGAGTGTGTAACAgagatacatatacatacacacacacagagctgtaaAAGGATGGGTGTTTATGTCAAATGCTACATTGTGGAAAGTGGTGTATAGGAATAGATTTAGACAAATATCAAATATTCGCTTATAAAGGATTTTCAAACATTGGTAGTTCATTGATTAACACCTCACTGGAGACAAAAATATAGAAAACAGTATATAGGAATAAATAATTCCAATAATTACTTATGAATGTTTCAAATTGTGATGGTTTGTTGACGAACACCTCACTGGAGACAAGAGTGTATTCAAAGAAAGGATATTAGGTCGAAATCAATATTGTGTCCCAGAGGGGTCGATGTTGTTTTGAGTGagtaaatccaataggattcacgttgggaattgaaaaaaataaaatctccccccccccctccaatttggTTTTACCAACTCAATGCCACAACAAGTTATATTATCTGGTTTGCAATGGTGTTTCTCTTTGTAGTGtttagagacactgtgtgtctctacACACTGCTCGATATTGCGAATATGTTCGCTGATGCGTACTTTTAGGGTTCTTTTTGTACGACCCACATACTGGGTTCCGCATTCGCATGATAGGAGGTATATGACAACTTTGCTGTTACAAGATATGGTTTCTTTTATGGTAAGCCCTTTGGCCCAGGTCACCTCGTGTTCCAAGAGGTTAAGGTTGCCGACTGCCAGTGGCAGCTTCCGGGTGGTGCTGAAGGCCATCCATTCATTGACCATGTCTTCTTCACCCAGACTGTGGGCAGCGCAGAGCTCTACCactggaaagagagagagaaagaggtcatGCATCTCCCAAGTGAACCCAGGCTACCTATGACCCCTGACCGCGGCTCAACCTGCTTCTGACATATTTTAGCCCTACTAGCTACAACCCTGTGACCCCTGACACCTGTCCCATCCCTTGACCTCATGACTTCTCAGTCCCATCCCATGACCTACAGCTTGCCCTAAGCACACAACCGTTGCTCCCTTAGCCACATCACTATCCCCCTGTGACCTCTCTCCGACAACTCCTCATTCCTCACGTTTTTCAGGTACGTTCTCATCTTCAAACCCAACGCCGAAGACCATTAGCTCCTCAATGCTCTTCAGCGACACTGGCATAGCGCCACCAGAACAGACCCACAGAACCAGGGAACCCGACTCGCAGCACCAGGGACCAGAACTAAAGCCGAACCCCAGGACCAGAACCGAGTCACAGAACCAGAAACAAAAAGTGGGGCCGACCCACAGAACCAGGGACCTAAACAGATGCTAACGCAAAGAAACCGAAATGACTCATAGAACTAGGTCCAGAATTGAGACCGATCCCAGGACCTGAAAAAACTCCAACAGAACCAAGGACCCAAACCAGGCCACTTACTGAGAGAATTGCAACAAGACCAGGAGCGGCTGTCTGATCAGGAGCGAGAACCAACAGCATCTGTCAGAATTCTGCCAGGTCCTAAACTGTGTCAAAACCGGGCCCTGCCGTGAGGGTGCGATCTGAGGCCGCATCGCTCCCAGGGGACCCACCTGTGCGTCTTACCGTAATGAGAAGCTACTAAAAACAACACCCAAAAAATACACAGCTACATTAGCGGAATAACCAGAACCCATAATCATGCCTCCTCCAAAAGCTAAAAAACCGGACATCCCAGATATCTTTAAAAACAAACGAGTAGCCGCAAGAGCACAAATGGGTGAGGACCCCGTATCTGCACAACCGCAGTCACACCAGGAAGAAGACCTGGACCCAAGAATTTGCACCAAAAAAAAGACATACGGCAACTATGTGTGAACTTGACAAATGCTTTCCAAGCTGAGGTCCAAAAAGTTG includes the following:
- the LOC142465378 gene encoding DNA polymerase alpha subunit B-like, whose protein sequence is MPVSLKSIEELMVFGVGFEDENVPEKLVELCAAHSLGEEDMVNEWMAFSTTRKLPLAVGNLNLLEHEAYIAKCVGRGQHRKVAQKSQ